Proteins from a single region of Hordeum vulgare subsp. vulgare chromosome 6H, MorexV3_pseudomolecules_assembly, whole genome shotgun sequence:
- the LOC123405762 gene encoding ER membrane protein complex subunit 7 homolog, with protein MFPNNPRGRICWVPALMEGMWRKAKRAMGIGICVHLLAVTGDRDDYTSERRASDAFSKDSAALGRRPRTRPRPIRRCRRRHPARRTTTLCVFPKFTARGIGLPAMTSNTKVILNGCQKVTFARPDGYFAFHNVPAGTHLIEVSSLGYFFSPVRVDISARNPGHIQAALTENRRVLNELVLEPLKEEQYYEMREPFNILSLLKSPMGMMVGFMVVMVFVMPKMMENIV; from the exons atgttccccaacaatcccAGGGGGAGAATCTGCTGGGTGCCGGCGCTCATGGAGGGGATGTGGAGGAAGGCCAAGAGGGCGATGGGCATTGGCATCTGCGTGCACCTCCTCGCCGTCACTGGCGACCGGGACGACTACACCAGCGAGCGCCGCGCGTCTGACGCCTTCTCGAAGGACTCGGCGGCGCTAGGGCGGCGGCCGCGCACGCGTCCACGCCCAATACGCCGGTGCAGGCGGAGGCATCCGGCGCGCCGCACCACCACCCTCTGCGTCTTCCCCAAGTTCA CTGCAAGGGGCATTGGTCTTCCAGCCATGACATCAAACACGAAAGTGATACTTAATGGTTGTCAGAAAGTTACGTTCGCCAGACCAGACGGCTACTTTGCTTT TCACAACGTGCCTGCTGGGACTCATTTGATCGAAGTTTCCTCACTTGGCTACTTCTTCTCACCA GTTCGAGTGGACATCAGTGCCAGGAATCCTGGGCATATTCAAGCAGCATTGACTGAGAACAGAAGAGTACTAAATGAACTGGTTTTGGAACCTCTGAAAGAAGAGCAATACTATGAG ATGAGGGAGCCTTTCAACATTTTGTCACTTTTGAAGAGCCCCATGGGTATGATGGTCGGTTTTATGGTCGTAATGGTCTTTGTTATGCCCAAGATGATGGAGAACATAG TTTGA